CGGCTCGCTCACGACGTCGTCGCGGTAGTAGAGGACGCGGGTCTCGACGTACCACGGCACCCCGTAGTTCGTGCCGCCGACGTCGGTGCTGTCCCAGGCGCCCTCGAAGAACACGGACGGGTCGATGAGGTCCGGGGTCGGGTCGAGCGCGCCGGTCGCAGCGAACTCCCCCATCCACGTCGTCCCGATCATCGACACGTCGGGCGTCTGGCGGCCGGCGATCGCGGTGGCGATCTTGTCGTGGGCCGCGTCCCACGGCACTGCCGTGACGTCGACCTCGACGTCCGGGTTCTCCTCGACGAACGCCTCGGCGAACGCGCCGAGCGCCTCGCCCTCGGTACCCATCGCCCAGACCTCGATGGTGCCGCTCGCCTCGCCCTCGGTGATCTCGGGGGCGCCCTCACCGTCCCCGGCGCCGCCACCGCCGCCGTCCTCGCTGCGGCCGCACGCGGTGACGCCGAGTGCGGTGATGGCGAGCACCGCGGCGCCCGCTCGGATGTTCCTGTTCACGGCTGGTCCTCCTCGTCGGGGTCCGTTCTCCGCCCAGGGCGCGATCTATGCGCTTAACACGCGCCACGGCGACCGTAGGGCGAAGCGGTGTGACCTGCAACACATACGGGCGCGGGATCGCGAGCGCGGCCTCAGCGTGGTGCGGGACAGCCGCAGGACTCCCGGGTGAGCAGCCGCAACGGGAACGTCCGGACCAGCGGGCCGGCGTCCGGGACGGCGAGGGACTCGGTGAGGATCTCGACTGCCGCGCGGCCGATCGCCTCCATGGGCTGGCGGACCGTGGTGAGCGACGGACTGGCGACCCGCCCCGCGACCACGCCGTCGAAGCCGGTGACCGCGACGTCACGCGGCACGCAGTAGCCGGCGTCGCGCAGCACCTGGACGACCTCGAGCGCGTGCTGGTCGCTCGCGCAGACGAGGGCGGGTGGTACCGCACGCCGGGCGGCGAGCCGGCGGACCACCGGGTAGGGGTCCGCGGCGGCGAGCGGGGTGGGGTCGAGCACGGCGCCCGGCACGGGGAGGCCGAGGTCCCCCAGCGCGGCCTGCATCCCGGCGAACCGCTCGGCGTAGTCCGGCATCTCCGGCGCGCCGACGAACTCCAGGCGGGTGATCCCGTGCTCGCGCACGAGGTGCTCCGTGACGGCCCGCGCGCCGCCGGCGTTGTCGACCCGGACCTGGTGGAGGTCACCGGGTGCGTCGGGCATGGCGAACCCGACGACGGGCAGCCGTCGCGCGAGCTGGGCGAGGACCTCGGGCTTCTGGGTGCCGGGGAAGACGGCGAGCCCGTCGACCCGGCTGGCGATGTCGAGCATCCGGCCGCCCTCGGCGCCCGGTCCGCGCCCGACCAGGAGGGTCCGTCCGCGCCGTGCGCACTCGAGCTGGAAGCCTCGCTGCACCTCGTCGACGTAGAGCGGGTAGACCCGGAAGTCCTCGGCGTCGGCGTCGTCGGCGAAGGCGCGACGCTCGCCGTCGTCCCGGTCGGCGGCCTCGACCCGGACGCGGCGGGCGCCGCGGGAGCCGTCCGCCTCGAGGAACATGTCGAAGGCGTACAGGCCGAGCACACCCGTGCGGCCGTGCGCGAGGCCGCGCGCGCTCGCGTTGGGCACGTACTCGAGCCGGCGGGCCGCCTCGAGCACGACCTCGCGCGTGCTCTCGCGCACCCGCTCGGGGCGCCGGAAGGTGAAGGAGACGGTGGCGATCGAGACGCCCGCCGCCTGCGCGACGTCGTACACCGTTGCCCGTTTCCGCACGCTCCCCCCTTCCGCCGCAGTCCGCACGAGGCCGGGCCCGGCCGATACGTGCCGCGCCGGTCGTGCGGTCCTGCAGTGGCTCCTGTTCCTCGTCCCGGGGCGGCCCGAGGTGCCGGCCCCGCCGAGCAGCATGTCACCCGGGCCGCGGACCGGCCCGCGAAGGACCTCACGGTCAGGTGAGGAGCGGCGCGGCCTCCGGGGGTCGCTCGACCTCGGCGAGGGGCGTGCCGCAGCGCTAGGCGCCGGCGGGGTGCGAGGCGAGGTACTCGCGCCAGGTGAGCGTGCCCGTAGGTTCGGCGGTGGTGACGAAGGGCCCTGCGCGGAAGGCGGCCCCCAGGCTGCCGGGCACGCGGACGGGGACGAGCACCCGGCGTCGTTCGCTGACCTCGAGCCACTGCCGGGCGGCCTCCCGCAGGCCGAGCACCTCCGGGCCGCCGAACTCCACGACGTCGTGGCTCGGACCCGCCGTGAGGAGCTCGAGGAGCCGGCGGGCGACGTCGCCGGTGTGCACGGCCTGCGACCCGATGCCCGGGTCGTAGGGGATGACGGGCAGCCGGGCCGCCGCCCGCAGCACCGCGTCGATGAGCGAGTAGAACTGCGTGGCACGCAGGACTGTCCAGGCCGGTCCCGAGGAGCGGACGATCCGCTCGGCCTGCACCTTGATCCGGAAGTAGCCCCACGGGACCACGTCGGCCCCGACGATGGAGACGTAGAGCAGGTGCCGCACGCCCGCGGCCCGGGCGTCGGCGGCGAGCCGGCGCGTCCCCTCGACGTCGACCTCCCGGGTGTAGCCGCGCCGGTACGGGGCGGAGGCGAGGTGGACCACGGTGTCGACGTCGTGCAGGGCCGGCACCAGTCCCTCGCCGGTCGCGAGGTCCCCGCGCACCCAGGACACCCCGTCCTGGTCCGGACGGGCGACCCGGCTGAGCGCGCGCACCTCGTGGCCCGCACCCCTCAGCACGGGCACCACGTCACGACCCAGCGCGCCGGAGGCACCGGTGACGAGGACCCTCATCGCGCGACCCTCGCCTGTCGGTAGAGCAGCGGCTCCGGGACGACGCGCCGGTCGGCGAACGCACGGAGCACGAAGCGGCGGAAGCTCGGCTTGAGGGCCAGCGACGGCAGGACGTCGCGGAGATGGTCCCACCGGCAGTGGTTGACGAGGGTGAAGGGCACCTGCGCCGCAGGGCCGGGCTCGAGGACGGTGGAGTTGTCCAGCCCGGTCTCCTGCTCGAACCAGCCGGCGGTGTGCTCCCAGACGGCGAGGTTCGTCGCGACGTCCGGGGCGGAGAAGTAGTTGAAGAGGAAGACCCCGGGACGCTCGTGGTCGACGGGTGCGATGCGCCGGACGTTGCTGCCGGCGAACGATGCGGTCGTGTGGCCCTGCGAACGCACGACGCGCGTGAGGACGGTCGCGGCAGCTCCCGCGGCGACGCCCTCGGCG
Above is a genomic segment from Georgenia wutianyii containing:
- a CDS encoding LacI family DNA-binding transcriptional regulator; the protein is MYDVAQAAGVSIATVSFTFRRPERVRESTREVVLEAARRLEYVPNASARGLAHGRTGVLGLYAFDMFLEADGSRGARRVRVEAADRDDGERRAFADDADAEDFRVYPLYVDEVQRGFQLECARRGRTLLVGRGPGAEGGRMLDIASRVDGLAVFPGTQKPEVLAQLARRLPVVGFAMPDAPGDLHQVRVDNAGGARAVTEHLVREHGITRLEFVGAPEMPDYAERFAGMQAALGDLGLPVPGAVLDPTPLAAADPYPVVRRLAARRAVPPALVCASDQHALEVVQVLRDAGYCVPRDVAVTGFDGVVAGRVASPSLTTVRQPMEAIGRAAVEILTESLAVPDAGPLVRTFPLRLLTRESCGCPAPR
- a CDS encoding SDR family oxidoreductase; the encoded protein is MRVLVTGASGALGRDVVPVLRGAGHEVRALSRVARPDQDGVSWVRGDLATGEGLVPALHDVDTVVHLASAPYRRGYTREVDVEGTRRLAADARAAGVRHLLYVSIVGADVVPWGYFRIKVQAERIVRSSGPAWTVLRATQFYSLIDAVLRAAARLPVIPYDPGIGSQAVHTGDVARRLLELLTAGPSHDVVEFGGPEVLGLREAARQWLEVSERRRVLVPVRVPGSLGAAFRAGPFVTTAEPTGTLTWREYLASHPAGA